The Actinomyces wuliandei genome contains the following window.
CAGGCCGCATCCGCAGGGGCGGCCGTCTGGGACCACGTTGATGTGGCCGATCTCTGCGGCGAAGCCCGCCGCTCCGCGCACCAGGCGGCCGTCGGCGATGACGGCGCCGCCCACACCAGTGCCGATGGCGACCACCAGGGCGCTGTCGCGGCCCCGAGCGGCCCCGAACCTGAACTCTGCCCAGCCGAAGGCGTTGGCGTCGTTCTCCACCACGGCGGGCAGGCCCGTGCCCTGGGAGACGGCGTCAGCGATCCGCATGCCGGTCCAGTCCAGGTTGGTGCCGTGAGCCATCGTGTTGCGGTCGGCAGCCACGAAGCCCGCTGCCCCGACACCGACGGTGGCGACCTCCGGGAAGTCCTGCCTGAGGCCACGGACAGCCCTGGTGATCGTGTCAATGATCGCCTGACGGTCCGTTGCCGGGGAGCTCTCGCGTACTGTCGCCAGGACGGTGCCGTCCTCGTCCACGACACCCGCCGCGATCTTGGTCCCGCCGACGTCCACACCGATACCCAGCGTCATGCTTCCTGCCCTTTCCCGCGCTCCCTGCGTGCTGCAGGGTGACCAGAGGCCGGTCACCCGTTGACCAGACGGGAGGATCCTAGCCCGCCCCCGGGTGCTGCCGCCTGCCGTGGACGCAGCCAGGTGCTCAGGAGACGCGTCTGGCCACCTGGAAGCCGTCAGCCTCCAGGACCAGCTCGTAGGAGGACCCCTCCGTGGAGGTCTCCTCAGCCCACTGGGCCGCGTCGGCGGGAGGGTTGCCTCCCCAGGCCGAGGACCACTGGTCCACGATGACGTAGTCCTTGTCTGACTCACTGGTTCCCACCCAGGACACCTCCGCCTTGGGGACCAGGTAGGCCAGCAGGGACAGGTCGGTCTCCACGCTCGCGCCCTCACGGACTGTGTCGATGACCCGCTGCGCGGTGCGGGTGCGCTCCGAGGGTTCCCCGAAGCCGTCGTGGGTCATGGCCCACAGGGGCAGGTGCGGGGCGGTGAGGGCGGCGGTCATGACGGGGACGAGGAGTCCCACGGCTGCCACCACCCGCACCCACCCGGGCGCCGTGCGCCAGCCGTGACCCGTGAGTCGGCGAGGTCCGTCGTCCGGACCGAGGGGCGCGAGCCGCTCCGGCTGCCCGGCAGGTGCCGACGCTCGCGAGGTCCCCGGAGCGGTCGGCGCCTGGGAGCGTGACGCCCCAGCTCCCCTGGCCCTCAGGCGCGCGAGGACGTCGAGCAGGGCACCCAGGGCGATCGGGATGAGGACGGCGTTGTAGTGCCAGCTGCGCCACTCCCAGTAGAACTCGACCGAGCCCAGGAACCGCCACGCCAGGGTGGGGGCAGCCACCAGTACCCACGGGGAGCGCAGGGCAATGACGCCACCGGTCGCCACCAGGACTGCCAGCGTCTCCAGCTTGACCGTCGGGGTCACCAGGCGGGCCAGGAGCGAGCCCTGGGAGGGGTCGGCCCCGTCAGGTGAGCCCAGGCCGTAGGCCCAGGCCCCCTCCGGGTTGAGCGCCGGCAGCAGGACCAGGGTGGTGACCAGGAAAGCCAGGAGGCCGAAGACCGCCAGTCCCAGCCCCAGGGAGCGCGCGTGGACCCGCAGGCCGCCGACCAGGCGGACAGGGTTCGGCTCGCGCCAGCCGGTCCACGCCGTCACCAGGCCGATCACGAGGACGGTCAGCCCCAGGTCCTCCTTGACCAGGACCAGCGGTACCGACCACGCTGCCACAGCAGCCCACCTGCGCTCCACGAAGGCTGCTGACGCCCACGCCAGCATGGGCACGGCCAGGGCCACCTCGTGGAACTGGGCGGCCACCGCCCCCTGGAGGCCCCACGAGGTCACGTAGACCACTCCCAGGGCGCCGCCCACCCAGGGGTTGGTCAGGCGTGCGGCCAGGCGGGTCAGCGGCCAGGCGGAGACGGCCAGCAGCAGGTCCTGGACCACCAGCAGGGCCAGCGGGGAGGGGAACAGGCGCCACACCGGTCCCAGCAGGATCAGGATGGGGTGGAAGTGGTCGCCCAGCAGGTTGTAGCCGTCCGCCTTGACAGGGACGATGGGGGCCTCAAGGCGGGAGTAGGCCTTGGCCAGCTCGGAGAAGATCGCCAGGTCCCAGCTGGGGACCTGCATGGTGCGCCACTGGGCCACCGAGAAGGAGATCATGACCCACGACCCGACCAGGACGACGATGCCGGCGGGCAGGACGGTGGGCAGCGCGGGCACGAGGGCGCTCACGGCTCTGCGGGCCGTGGCCCGGGCCGCGGTCTCCGCCGCAGCCAGGACGCTGTGCAGGGTCGTGGTGCGCCGTCGCGCAGGCGCAGGTAGCGACTCCTGACCGGGGTCCCGCTCCGTAGGTTTCACGGCTGTGAAGCCTACCTGTACTACATTGCCTCGATCCTCGTGGGCCAGAGCCTGTCTTACGAGGTTCCCACCACCATGTACCCACGTCCAGCAGCATCCAGCAAGCGTGAGGAGCCGCGATGTCTACCACCACTGAGGGGGCCGGGACCTGGAACCCTGCCGAGGAGCCCCAGCTGCAGCGGAGGCTGTCCAACCGTCACGTCCAGCTTATCGCCATCGGCGGGGCGATCGGGACCGGCCTGTTCATGGGCTCGGGCAAGACGATCTCCCTGGCCGGGCCCGGCGTCCTCATCGTCTACGCCCTGATCGGCGCCGTCATGTTCCTGGTCATGCGGGCGCTAGGAGAGGTGCTGCTCAGCGACCTGAGCTACAAGTCCTTCGCCGACGTCGCCCACGACCTGATTGGCCCGTGGGCGGGCTACCTGACCGGGTGGACCTACTACTTCAGCTGGCTGGTGACGGCGGTGGCCGAGGTTGTCGTCATCGCAGGCTACGTCGCCTTCTGGTGGCCGGACCTGCCGCTGTGGGTGGCCCCGGTGGCCACCATCTCCCTGCTCCTGGGGCTCAACCTGACCACGGTGCGGGCCTTTGGCGAGATCGAGTTCTGGTTCTCCACCATCAAGATCGTGGCCATCATGGCACTGGTGGTGGTCGGCCTGGTCATGGTGGTTACCGGCTTCACCTCGCCTAGCGGGGCGCAGGCCTCCCTGGGCAACATCGTGAGCGAGGGGTTCATGCCCAACGGCTTCAGCGGCTTCGCCATGGCCTTCCAGATCGCGGTCTTCGCCTTTGTCGGCACCGAGCTGGTGGGCACGACGGCGGCGGAGGCCAAGGACCCCACGATCACCCTGCCCCGGGCGATCAACGCCATCCCGGTACGTATCCTCCTCTTCTACCTGGGCGCGCTCACGGTCATCATGGCAGTGACTCCGTGGCGCCAGGTCGACGCCGACTCCAGCCCGTTCGTGTCCATGTTCTCCCTGGCGGGCCTGGCCGCAGCCGCCGGGGTGGTCAACTTTGTCGTGCTGACCGCCGCGTCCTCCAGCGCGAACTCGGGTATCTACTCCACCTCCCGGATGCTGTACGGACTGTCCTGGGCGGGCCAGGCACCCCGGCTCTTCCAGCGACTGACGGGACGGTCCGTGCCCGGGGCGGCCCTGGTGGTCACCTGCTCGGCGCTGCTGACCTCCATCCCCCTGCTCTACATGTCGGAGTCCGTCATGGAGGCCTTCACTATTGTCAGCGCGGTGGCCAGCGTGCTGTTCCTCTTCATCTGGGGGATCATCGTGGTGTCCTACCTGCGTTTCCGGGTGCTGCGTGCCGAGCGCCACCGCGTAAGCGCCTTCCGACTTCCTGGCGGCAGGGTGGCGGCCTGGGTGACCCTGGGCTTCTTCGCGTTCGTGGTGTGGACGCTGACTCTGGCTGACGACACCCGGCTGGCGGTGTTTATCTCGCCTCTGTGGTTCGTGGTAGTGGGCGGCTCCTGGTGGGTGCGCCAACGGCGGGGGCGTTAGCCAGGGGCTGTTGTGAGACTCCGCTGGGACTGGGTGCGGCTGGGAACCGGAGTCCCGGGCAACAGCTCCCTCGCTCGGCGGGGGCGTGGTTTTGACGGCGGCCTTCGGGAACCGGAACAGCAATAGCTCCCCCGCTCGGCGGGGGCGTGGCGGCCGAGGTCGCGAGGACCGTCTTCTCCGGCTGCCACGTGTCCCCCGGCGGGGGCGTGGCAGCCTGCTATGTCGTTTCTTACATAGCCCGGGTGGGGTAGAAGTAGTCGTATCAGCGATGCTGTCCCAGCGGGAAGGGCGCAAAGTGGGCTTGCGTGAATCAGGCTGAGATGGAGCGCGTCCGTGCGGGTGGAACTCCTACCAGCGTGCCTTGACCAGGGTTTCGTGAGCCTGGCTCACGCGGCTCCATCCTGGCGGGACGATATCCACCTGCTCCTGAAGCGGGTCGTGCAGGCTCGCACCGCTCCACCCTACGTGACAGCCTGACATCGACAACACTCTTGGCCCTGGCGGGCCTGGCGGGCCTGGTGGGCCTGGTGGCCCTGGCGGGCCCGGCGGGGCACACACCTCGCCGCTTCTGGGAGACGAGTCTCACCCGCGAGGTTAAGGTAGGTGACAGGGCGGTCTCAGGTGAACCGGGCACGTGCTCCACGCGTGCGGTGCTCTGCGGTGCTCCGTGTTGCTGCTCCGGCTTCTCCCGCCTCAGTACTCAACCACCTGGCACCATCCGTCGGCCTTCTCTCTGACACGCGAGCCGACAGGAGCACCATGACCGCCACGACGACCCTCACGACCCCCGTAACCCCCGCAACGATCCGCACATCATCCGGTACGTCGCCCCGTGCGTACCGCCTACCCGCCCGCACAGTCATTCGTGCGGTGCTGCCCCGCCCGCTGCCGGGACTGCTGACAGTCCTGGCCATCTTGGCCATGGTGCTTCTCCCTGCCGCGACCGCACCTGCGGCTGGACAGACGACCGCATCTGCGGCCGGGCAGCCGGTACAGCCCGACACCAGTGACGGCGACCTCCTCCCGCCGCAGGGGGCCTACGTGGCCCTCGGCGACTCCTACGTCTCGGGTTTCGGGGTGGCTCCCTGCCCCGGGCACCGACGTCGAGGGCGGCAACAGGTGCCAGCGCTCCACCTCGGCCTACGCTCACCTGGTCTCCCAGTGCACCGGGACCGAGCTGGTCTTCCGCGCCTGCAGCGGCGCCCGGACCGGGGACTTCTACCAGGACAACACCGCGTGGGACGAGCCGACCCAGCTTGGTGCCCTCAGTGCGGACACGGACCTGGTGACCTTCTCCGTCGGCGGCAACGACACGGGGTTTGCCGAGGTGCTGGGCGAGTGCCTCAGCCGGGCGCAGCAAGGCGATCGTGACCCGTGCAGCACCG
Protein-coding sequences here:
- a CDS encoding GDSL-type esterase/lipase family protein, translated to MTATSSRRRGPTWPSATPTSRVSGWLPAPGTDVEGGNRCQRSTSAYAHLVSQCTGTELVFRACSGARTGDFYQDNTAWDEPTQLGALSADTDLVTFSVGGNDTGFAEVLGECLSRAQQGDRDPCSTDEQLVSRVGSAIDALRGTGVREGTCSLPCVTDLPSGRPEGR
- a CDS encoding DUF2079 domain-containing protein, which translates into the protein MSALVPALPTVLPAGIVVLVGSWVMISFSVAQWRTMQVPSWDLAIFSELAKAYSRLEAPIVPVKADGYNLLGDHFHPILILLGPVWRLFPSPLALLVVQDLLLAVSAWPLTRLAARLTNPWVGGALGVVYVTSWGLQGAVAAQFHEVALAVPMLAWASAAFVERRWAAVAAWSVPLVLVKEDLGLTVLVIGLVTAWTGWREPNPVRLVGGLRVHARSLGLGLAVFGLLAFLVTTLVLLPALNPEGAWAYGLGSPDGADPSQGSLLARLVTPTVKLETLAVLVATGGVIALRSPWVLVAAPTLAWRFLGSVEFYWEWRSWHYNAVLIPIALGALLDVLARLRARGAGASRSQAPTAPGTSRASAPAGQPERLAPLGPDDGPRRLTGHGWRTAPGWVRVVAAVGLLVPVMTAALTAPHLPLWAMTHDGFGEPSERTRTAQRVIDTVREGASVETDLSLLAYLVPKAEVSWVGTSESDKDYVIVDQWSSAWGGNPPADAAQWAEETSTEGSSYELVLEADGFQVARRVS
- a CDS encoding amino acid permease is translated as MSTTTEGAGTWNPAEEPQLQRRLSNRHVQLIAIGGAIGTGLFMGSGKTISLAGPGVLIVYALIGAVMFLVMRALGEVLLSDLSYKSFADVAHDLIGPWAGYLTGWTYYFSWLVTAVAEVVVIAGYVAFWWPDLPLWVAPVATISLLLGLNLTTVRAFGEIEFWFSTIKIVAIMALVVVGLVMVVTGFTSPSGAQASLGNIVSEGFMPNGFSGFAMAFQIAVFAFVGTELVGTTAAEAKDPTITLPRAINAIPVRILLFYLGALTVIMAVTPWRQVDADSSPFVSMFSLAGLAAAAGVVNFVVLTAASSSANSGIYSTSRMLYGLSWAGQAPRLFQRLTGRSVPGAALVVTCSALLTSIPLLYMSESVMEAFTIVSAVASVLFLFIWGIIVVSYLRFRVLRAERHRVSAFRLPGGRVAAWVTLGFFAFVVWTLTLADDTRLAVFISPLWFVVVGGSWWVRQRRGR
- a CDS encoding ROK family glucokinase, with translation MTLGIGVDVGGTKIAAGVVDEDGTVLATVRESSPATDRQAIIDTITRAVRGLRQDFPEVATVGVGAAGFVAADRNTMAHGTNLDWTGMRIADAVSQGTGLPAVVENDANAFGWAEFRFGAARGRDSALVVAIGTGVGGAVIADGRLVRGAAGFAAEIGHINVVPDGRPCGCGLYGCLERYASGTALGVNGWELAKVRPAYTARIIELSGGDAERISGKAVTAAAREGDPAALECYARLAHWLGVGLADLCAVLDPEVIVISGGLSEAGDILLDPARRAFTDNLTAGHHRPEIPVVLGQGGQEGGLVGAADLARQP